From a single Pelobacter seleniigenes DSM 18267 genomic region:
- a CDS encoding AgmX/PglI C-terminal domain-containing protein, with protein sequence MESLNAQIEPLQEQVILLEDELRAVDDELGAYAVEHQQTELLNEACAALERLAAIGAGELFWEGLPQPVDGQAHCARIRERIAGVAEQTCELEERKKSLQAQVEQHLSVLDYLFEEANQARLREERRQEEFLVEREFVPLPFRPAIMPWMTHEESENRFRRAVLISLLLCLLFGGIIPLISVPIPDRANLVVEVPERLAMLLKEDVPPPPPAQIEKQEPEKIEPEKKEAKPTEKKTETVAEKKPVKAKEQVAPGSGAPKGARKKTENIGVLAFKSSFSDLMDEVPVAKLGAEAKVKNVDRKIPGQARVQRALVATQAKGGSGQGISNFGVSRNLGNGGSGGGSGYGRAGQIGEVGTAKVASSVSGLTAEAGRPLSDGIGPARTDEEIQIVFDRYKATLYRIYNKELRKDPTLRGKLLIKLVIEPDGSVSLCKVESTDLASQELVEKVVERIKRFNFGPKEGVPQVTILYPIDFLPAG encoded by the coding sequence ATGGAAAGTTTAAACGCGCAGATCGAGCCGCTGCAGGAACAGGTGATTCTGCTTGAGGATGAGTTGCGGGCGGTTGATGACGAACTGGGCGCCTATGCGGTAGAGCATCAGCAGACAGAGTTGCTAAACGAGGCCTGTGCCGCGCTGGAGCGCCTGGCTGCCATTGGGGCCGGCGAGCTGTTCTGGGAAGGGCTGCCGCAGCCGGTTGATGGCCAGGCCCACTGTGCCCGGATCAGAGAGCGGATTGCCGGGGTTGCAGAACAAACCTGCGAGCTGGAAGAACGGAAAAAATCACTCCAGGCCCAGGTTGAACAGCATCTCAGCGTCCTTGACTACCTGTTTGAAGAGGCGAATCAGGCGCGCTTGCGGGAAGAACGGCGTCAGGAAGAATTTTTGGTTGAACGGGAATTTGTGCCGCTGCCGTTTCGCCCCGCGATCATGCCCTGGATGACCCATGAGGAGAGTGAGAATCGTTTCCGACGGGCGGTGTTGATCTCTTTGTTGTTATGCCTGCTGTTTGGCGGGATTATCCCCCTGATTAGTGTGCCGATCCCGGATCGGGCCAACCTTGTGGTTGAGGTGCCGGAGCGCTTGGCCATGCTGCTCAAAGAGGACGTGCCACCACCACCGCCTGCCCAGATTGAAAAGCAGGAGCCGGAAAAAATCGAACCGGAGAAGAAAGAGGCTAAACCTACAGAGAAGAAAACCGAAACCGTGGCAGAGAAAAAGCCGGTTAAGGCGAAAGAACAGGTCGCCCCTGGTAGTGGTGCCCCCAAAGGAGCCCGCAAGAAGACGGAAAATATCGGTGTGCTGGCTTTCAAGAGCAGTTTTTCCGATTTGATGGATGAGGTTCCGGTTGCCAAACTTGGCGCGGAGGCCAAAGTTAAAAATGTCGATCGTAAGATTCCCGGTCAGGCCCGGGTACAGCGCGCCCTGGTCGCGACCCAGGCCAAGGGGGGGAGCGGGCAGGGGATCAGCAACTTTGGAGTGAGCCGTAACCTCGGCAATGGCGGTAGCGGCGGGGGGAGCGGTTACGGCCGGGCTGGACAGATCGGCGAGGTCGGCACCGCGAAAGTTGCCAGCAGTGTGTCCGGTTTGACCGCGGAAGCAGGGCGGCCGTTGAGCGACGGTATCGGCCCGGCCCGGACCGACGAAGAGATCCAAATCGTCTTCGATCGCTATAAGGCCACCCTTTATCGGATTTACAATAAGGAACTGCGCAAAGATCCGACCTTGCGTGGCAAGCTGCTGATCAAGCTGGTCATTGAGCCGGATGGATCGGTCTCCTTGTGCAAAGTCGAGTCGACGGATCTGGCTTCACAGGAGTTGGTCGAGAAAGTTGTCGAACGCATCAAACGATTTAATTTCGGCCCCAAAGAAGGGGTCCCACAGGTGACAATCCTTTATCCCATCGACTTCCTGCCGGCAGGATAA
- a CDS encoding FadR/GntR family transcriptional regulator — MFDLPSEVLVSKKNILEHLARLIIEGRLRTDEIMPTEMALSSHFGVSRTMVRDVLKTLESKGFIERKTNVGTRIRSIHSWNLLDKEVLDWSCGALTQSRFLLSLLELRLIIEPQAAALAAVRANDVDLQQIRAHYQQMSDGLKKESDPRAILDTEADIAFHKAIMKASGNLFVSQFGGAIRAALHHTIYLSNKATLDVFKSLECHNKVLEAIENRHSEAAYLSMAKVLNNTITDLGLQTTGLIMLEGNAVNRIGSFPEALP, encoded by the coding sequence ATGTTTGATTTACCGTCCGAAGTCCTGGTAAGCAAAAAAAATATCCTTGAGCACCTGGCTCGACTGATCATTGAGGGGCGGTTGCGGACCGATGAGATCATGCCGACGGAAATGGCGTTATCGTCACATTTCGGCGTCAGTCGAACTATGGTTAGGGATGTTCTTAAAACCCTTGAGAGTAAAGGATTTATTGAACGTAAAACAAATGTTGGGACGCGAATTCGCAGTATTCATTCCTGGAACCTGCTTGATAAGGAAGTTTTGGACTGGAGTTGCGGAGCTTTAACCCAGAGTCGCTTTTTATTGTCCCTTTTGGAACTGCGCCTGATTATTGAACCGCAGGCCGCTGCCTTGGCAGCGGTTCGGGCCAACGATGTCGATCTGCAGCAGATCAGGGCTCATTATCAGCAAATGAGCGACGGTCTCAAAAAAGAATCTGATCCGCGTGCCATCCTTGATACCGAGGCGGATATCGCCTTTCACAAGGCCATCATGAAGGCCAGCGGGAATCTGTTTGTTTCCCAGTTCGGCGGCGCCATTCGCGCGGCCCTGCATCATACGATCTACCTGTCAAACAAGGCGACTCTCGACGTATTTAAAAGTTTGGAGTGCCACAATAAAGTGCTGGAGGCGATTGAAAACAGACATTCAGAAGCCGCCTATCTGAGCATGGCGAAAGTTTTGAACAATACAATCACGGACCTTGGACTCCAGACCACCGGACTCATTATGTTGGAAGGTAATGCTGTCAATAGGATTGGTAGTTTCCCTGAAGCGCTCCCATGA
- the dctP gene encoding TRAP transporter substrate-binding protein DctP yields the protein MKIGQKVLAILAMVAMFAGTSFAADYNWTFQTSGAAGDDVYRFLQTWAGWVAEDSNGRIQVQVLPADAVVKYTETLDAVGANIIQGDFTDPSYFAGKDPAFSLIGNMVGAWSDPSQLFDMMKNGGGFQIFDKLLNQYNVKLLGVACTGVEAFVSKIPIRKVEDLKGVKLRAPQGMVNNVFTAVGATPVNLPGSEVYTSLEKGVIDASDYTVFATNQAQGMNDIARFPIYPGFHSMPTMQVTMNLDTWNSLPDDLKQVMRSTVDRFATYMVEEHAKLDKAAVKEAKAKGIEVISWPPEEVAKFREIAKTQWPKWSNSPIAKEWADAVAAYWDSKK from the coding sequence ATGAAGATTGGGCAAAAGGTTTTGGCAATATTGGCAATGGTGGCGATGTTTGCCGGGACGTCCTTCGCAGCGGATTACAATTGGACGTTCCAGACTTCCGGCGCTGCCGGCGATGATGTCTATCGCTTTCTTCAAACCTGGGCCGGCTGGGTCGCCGAAGACTCCAACGGTCGTATCCAGGTTCAGGTTCTTCCTGCTGATGCTGTTGTTAAATACACCGAGACTCTTGATGCTGTTGGCGCCAACATCATCCAGGGTGATTTTACCGACCCCTCCTATTTCGCAGGTAAAGACCCTGCGTTTTCATTGATCGGTAACATGGTTGGTGCCTGGAGTGATCCGAGCCAACTTTTCGACATGATGAAAAACGGCGGCGGCTTCCAGATTTTCGACAAACTGCTCAACCAGTACAATGTTAAACTGCTTGGCGTGGCCTGTACCGGCGTTGAGGCCTTCGTCTCCAAGATTCCAATTCGCAAAGTGGAAGATCTTAAAGGGGTCAAGCTGCGTGCTCCGCAAGGGATGGTCAACAACGTCTTTACCGCTGTCGGAGCCACCCCGGTCAACCTGCCCGGTTCCGAAGTTTACACGTCCCTTGAAAAAGGCGTTATTGATGCTTCCGACTACACCGTTTTCGCCACTAACCAGGCTCAGGGTATGAATGATATCGCCCGGTTCCCCATTTACCCGGGTTTCCACTCCATGCCGACCATGCAGGTGACCATGAACCTGGATACCTGGAACTCCCTGCCCGATGACCTGAAGCAAGTGATGCGCAGCACCGTTGACCGCTTTGCCACTTACATGGTTGAAGAGCATGCCAAACTGGACAAGGCTGCCGTCAAGGAAGCCAAAGCCAAAGGGATCGAAGTTATCTCCTGGCCGCCGGAAGAAGTCGCCAAATTCCGTGAAATCGCTAAAACTCAATGGCCGAAATGGTCCAATTCCCCGATCGCTAAAGAGTGGGCTGATGCTGTTGCTGCCTACTGGGATTCCAAAAAGTAA